The Oxalobacteraceae bacterium OTU3CINTB1 genome includes a window with the following:
- the rimO gene encoding 30S ribosomal protein S12 methylthiotransferase RimO, protein MQSQPLSRITKPAAASTSVTGAAPKVGFVSLGCPKALVDSEQILTQLRAEGYETAKSYDGADLVIVNTCGFIDAAVQESLDAIGEALAENGRVIVTGCLGAKKDAAGDDIIMKVHPKVLAVTGPHALAEVMDSVHFHLPKPHEPFIDLVPAQGIKLTPKHYAYLKISEGCNHRCSFCIIPSMRGDLVSRPIADLMLEAENLFKSGVKELLVISQDTSAYGVDVKFRTGFWNGRPIKTHMTQLTEALGELAKSYGAWVRLHYVYPYPHVDQIIPMMGDGHILPYLDIPMQHAHPDVLKRMKRPASGEKNLDRIQAWRKMNPDLTIRSTFIAGFPGETDAEFEYLLDFLKEAQIDRLGCFAYSPVEGATANELANPVPEELREERRGRVMLLQEEISKNRLKAKVGKTVRVLIDEVNRSGGVGRSSADAPEIDGVVYVKPPYEPHKKLVVGQFIDVKITTSDAHDLWGEAQ, encoded by the coding sequence ATGCAATCGCAACCACTCTCCCGTATCACCAAGCCCGCCGCCGCCAGCACCTCCGTGACGGGTGCCGCACCGAAGGTCGGCTTCGTCTCGCTCGGCTGCCCCAAGGCGCTGGTCGACTCCGAACAGATCCTCACCCAGCTGCGCGCCGAAGGCTACGAGACGGCCAAGTCGTATGATGGCGCCGATCTGGTGATCGTCAACACCTGCGGCTTCATCGACGCCGCCGTGCAGGAATCGCTCGACGCGATCGGCGAAGCGCTGGCCGAAAACGGCCGGGTGATCGTGACCGGCTGCCTGGGCGCGAAAAAAGACGCCGCCGGCGACGACATCATCATGAAGGTGCACCCGAAGGTGCTGGCCGTGACCGGCCCGCACGCGCTGGCCGAGGTGATGGACTCGGTCCACTTCCACCTGCCGAAACCGCACGAGCCGTTCATCGACCTGGTGCCGGCGCAGGGCATCAAGCTGACGCCGAAGCACTACGCCTACCTGAAAATCTCGGAAGGCTGCAACCACCGCTGCAGCTTCTGCATCATCCCGTCGATGCGTGGCGACCTGGTGTCGCGTCCCATCGCGGACCTGATGCTGGAGGCGGAAAACCTGTTCAAGTCGGGCGTGAAGGAACTGCTGGTGATCTCGCAGGACACCTCCGCCTACGGCGTCGACGTCAAGTTCCGCACCGGCTTCTGGAACGGCCGTCCGATCAAAACGCACATGACGCAACTGACCGAGGCGCTCGGCGAGCTGGCCAAGTCCTACGGCGCCTGGGTGCGTTTGCACTACGTCTATCCGTATCCGCACGTCGACCAAATCATCCCGATGATGGGCGACGGCCATATCCTGCCTTACCTGGACATCCCGATGCAGCACGCGCATCCGGACGTGTTGAAGCGCATGAAGCGCCCGGCCAGCGGCGAGAAAAACCTCGACCGCATCCAGGCGTGGCGCAAGATGAATCCGGACCTGACGATCCGCTCGACCTTCATCGCCGGCTTCCCGGGCGAGACCGACGCCGAATTCGAGTACCTGCTGGACTTCCTGAAAGAAGCGCAGATCGACCGACTGGGTTGCTTCGCCTACTCGCCGGTCGAAGGCGCGACCGCCAATGAGCTGGCCAATCCGGTGCCGGAAGAACTGCGCGAAGAGCGTCGCGGCCGCGTGATGCTGCTGCAGGAAGAGATTTCGAAGAACCGCCTGAAGGCCAAGGTCGGCAAGACCGTGCGCGTGTTGATCGATGAAGTCAACCGCAGCGGCGGCGTCGGCCGCTCCAGCGCCGATGCGCCGGAAATCGACGGCGTTGTGTATGTCAAACCGCCGTACGAGCCGCACAAGAAGCTGGTCGTCGGCCAGTTCATCGACGTCAAGATCACCACCTCCGACGCCCACGACCTGTGGGGCGAGGCGCAGTAA
- a CDS encoding LacI family DNA-binding transcriptional regulator: MATLKDVAMLAGVGMSTASRAISGAGPVSAESMKKVQAAIEQLNFRPSSIGRSLSAQSLGIIGIYVPSFFGAYYGTILKQTDIELRAVRRHVVVATGCGDGTPRDEAIEAVKFLIGRDCDGIVVLGHDLHDEDMLALRKMHPKLAFLNRHSAQLEEASFCPDHRHGGALAAQTLLEAGHRRLAVISGPAGTSDNQARMEGFFEELERQGIGRFAVQLIESDFSREGGFSATRRLIEARNAGEEGHRFTGLFCANDEMAVGAMAAFHRAGVNVPDEVSVVGYDDDYSAEYSSPGLTSVHIPMQQLTQNAVRWLLNQCYGTEHAIARDFPVTVSKRGSVAQLSRS; encoded by the coding sequence GTGGCAACGCTGAAAGACGTCGCAATGCTGGCCGGTGTGGGCATGTCGACGGCATCGCGCGCCATCTCGGGCGCCGGCCCCGTGTCCGCCGAGTCGATGAAAAAGGTCCAGGCGGCCATCGAGCAGCTCAACTTCCGCCCTTCCTCGATCGGCCGCTCGCTGTCGGCCCAGTCGCTCGGCATTATCGGCATCTACGTGCCGTCGTTCTTCGGCGCGTACTACGGCACCATCCTCAAACAAACCGACATCGAACTGCGCGCCGTGCGCCGCCACGTGGTGGTGGCCACCGGCTGCGGCGACGGCACGCCGCGCGACGAGGCGATCGAAGCGGTCAAGTTCCTGATCGGGCGCGATTGCGACGGCATCGTCGTGCTTGGCCACGACCTGCACGACGAGGACATGCTGGCGCTGCGCAAAATGCATCCCAAGCTGGCCTTCCTCAATCGCCACAGCGCGCAGCTGGAGGAAGCCTCGTTCTGCCCCGACCACCGCCACGGCGGCGCGCTGGCGGCGCAAACCCTGCTCGAAGCGGGACACCGCCGACTGGCTGTCATCTCCGGCCCGGCCGGGACCTCGGACAACCAGGCGCGCATGGAAGGCTTCTTCGAGGAGCTGGAGCGCCAAGGCATCGGGCGCTTCGCCGTGCAGCTGATCGAATCGGACTTCTCCCGTGAAGGCGGTTTCAGCGCCACGCGCCGCCTGATCGAAGCGCGCAACGCGGGCGAGGAAGGCCATCGGTTCACCGGCCTGTTTTGCGCCAACGATGAAATGGCGGTCGGCGCGATGGCGGCCTTCCACCGCGCCGGCGTCAACGTCCCGGACGAGGTGTCCGTCGTCGGCTACGATGACGATTACTCCGCCGAATACTCGTCCCCGGGCCTGACGTCGGTGCACATACCGATGCAGCAGCTGACCCAGAACGCCGTGCGCTGGCTGCTCAATCAATGCTACGGCACCGAGCACGCCATCGCGCGCGATTTTCCGGTCACGGTGTCGAAGCGCGGCTCGGTCGCGCAACTTTCGCGGTCATAA
- a CDS encoding TonB-dependent receptor — protein MKKTILALSIAQIAQLAFTGGAAMAQQAASTAQAPAANNGDMEKIIVTATRRDTLVQDTPLAITAYTQDTLANNQVKDLASMTAMVPSLVVEPHSDSGGVHVYMRGVGSANHTELGDPAVAFYVDGIYVARPQGATALMYDLSHVEVARGPQGTLNGRNSTAGAVNLVSGAPNPGKMFGSASITVGDYHRIQTQGMINIPLSDDIALRIAAIQDRRDGYVDFRKGSNVAPGTRKYGAGDQKGARASLLWRFTPELKATFIADYYSDTGAGNIYLAAEPAPGQDRRSALIDTPGALDQSILTGKAKVQWRPFDGIETQYLGSWSRLKRTNASDADAGLYPGFKAENRTEWGQFDSLSNELQVRSDSESALQWVGGLFFFKEKNKVRFDIDRSQISQAMLEQDIANGNVIFVQPTVGQYASAMSFIQGDRQLHSKAAFAQASYDIDPLWKLTAGARYTKDHKYDIGGQNWACPNWPDNPPRGTVNLTPGQIAQLVTPGTGTINTHNIGPGGVVNQATCGNTYGDNTADLAYGQATWLGRVEYKVTKDILTFASVTTGFHSPAIGDGGATTKPEKLTSYEIGFKSDLFDRKLTLNLDAFWMTYKDKLESQVVNNTLQNFNAAGASVKGIEAEWNFRPTSVDRFSGNATWLKARYDDFLSCDVDAARANGQSCGTTAPTVNVGGSVLKHAPTFATTLMYERDFDIGKGRLTPRVSAHYETESFVGSGAFNNNVPGHPGVKQQQAYTTLDLSLRFEPRNKAYTAELFVNNATDKEVKYDAVEVCTQVGAPCQPTQQIWAAYYNNPRTIGARVSMKF, from the coding sequence ATGAAGAAAACGATCCTGGCGCTGAGCATCGCGCAAATAGCGCAACTGGCATTCACGGGCGGCGCAGCGATGGCGCAGCAGGCCGCGTCCACCGCCCAAGCTCCGGCGGCAAACAATGGCGACATGGAGAAAATAATCGTCACCGCCACCCGCCGCGATACGCTGGTGCAGGACACGCCGCTGGCCATCACCGCGTACACGCAAGACACGCTGGCCAACAACCAGGTCAAGGACCTGGCGTCGATGACGGCGATGGTGCCCAGCCTCGTGGTCGAGCCGCACAGCGACTCGGGCGGCGTTCATGTGTACATGCGCGGCGTCGGCTCGGCCAACCACACGGAGTTGGGCGATCCGGCGGTGGCCTTCTACGTCGACGGCATCTACGTGGCGCGTCCGCAGGGCGCGACGGCGCTGATGTATGACCTGAGCCACGTCGAAGTGGCGCGCGGTCCGCAAGGCACGCTCAATGGCCGCAATTCGACCGCCGGCGCGGTCAATCTGGTGTCGGGCGCACCCAATCCGGGCAAAATGTTCGGCTCGGCCAGCATCACGGTGGGCGACTACCACCGCATCCAGACCCAGGGCATGATCAACATTCCGCTCAGCGACGATATCGCCCTGCGCATCGCCGCCATCCAGGACCGGCGCGACGGCTACGTCGATTTCCGCAAGGGCTCCAACGTGGCGCCGGGCACGCGCAAATACGGCGCCGGCGATCAGAAGGGCGCGCGCGCCTCGCTGCTGTGGCGCTTCACGCCGGAGCTGAAGGCGACCTTCATCGCCGACTATTACAGCGACACCGGCGCCGGCAACATCTACCTGGCGGCCGAACCGGCGCCGGGGCAGGATCGGCGCTCGGCGCTGATCGATACGCCGGGCGCGCTCGATCAATCCATCCTCACCGGCAAGGCCAAGGTGCAATGGCGGCCGTTCGACGGCATCGAGACGCAGTACCTGGGTTCGTGGAGCCGTTTGAAGCGCACCAACGCCAGCGACGCGGACGCCGGCTTGTATCCCGGCTTCAAGGCCGAGAACCGCACCGAATGGGGCCAGTTCGACAGCCTGTCCAACGAGCTGCAGGTGCGCTCCGATTCGGAATCGGCGCTGCAGTGGGTGGGCGGCCTGTTCTTCTTCAAGGAGAAGAACAAGGTCCGCTTCGACATCGACCGCAGCCAGATTTCGCAGGCGATGCTGGAACAGGATATCGCCAACGGCAACGTGATTTTCGTGCAGCCGACCGTCGGCCAGTACGCGTCGGCCATGTCCTTCATCCAGGGCGACCGCCAGCTGCACTCGAAGGCCGCCTTCGCGCAGGCCAGCTACGACATCGATCCGCTGTGGAAGCTGACCGCCGGCGCGCGCTACACCAAGGATCACAAGTACGATATCGGCGGCCAGAACTGGGCCTGCCCCAACTGGCCGGACAATCCGCCGCGCGGCACCGTCAACCTGACGCCGGGCCAGATCGCGCAGCTGGTCACGCCCGGCACCGGCACCATCAACACGCACAACATCGGGCCGGGCGGGGTGGTCAACCAAGCCACTTGCGGCAACACCTACGGCGACAACACGGCCGATCTGGCGTACGGGCAGGCGACATGGCTGGGCCGCGTGGAATACAAGGTCACCAAGGACATCCTCACCTTCGCCTCGGTGACGACCGGCTTCCACTCGCCGGCCATCGGCGACGGCGGCGCCACCACCAAGCCGGAAAAGCTGACCAGCTACGAGATCGGCTTCAAGTCCGACCTGTTCGACCGCAAGCTCACACTGAATCTCGACGCGTTCTGGATGACCTACAAGGACAAGCTGGAATCGCAGGTGGTCAACAACACGCTGCAGAACTTCAACGCGGCCGGGGCCTCGGTCAAAGGCATCGAGGCGGAGTGGAACTTCCGTCCGACCAGCGTCGATCGCTTCAGCGGCAACGCCACCTGGCTCAAGGCGCGCTACGACGACTTCCTGTCGTGCGACGTCGACGCCGCGCGCGCCAACGGCCAGTCCTGCGGCACCACCGCGCCCACCGTCAACGTCGGCGGCAGTGTGCTGAAACACGCGCCGACCTTTGCCACCACGCTGATGTACGAGCGCGATTTCGACATCGGCAAGGGACGCCTCACGCCGCGCGTGTCGGCCCACTACGAGACCGAGTCGTTCGTCGGTTCCGGCGCCTTCAACAACAATGTGCCGGGCCATCCGGGTGTCAAACAGCAGCAGGCATACACCACGCTGGATTTGAGCTTGCGCTTCGAGCCGCGCAACAAGGCTTATACGGCCGAACTGTTCGTCAACAACGCCACCGACAAGGAAGTCAAATACGACGCGGTGGAAGTTTGCACCCAGGTCGGCGCGCCGTGCCAGCCCACCCAGCAGATCTGGGCGGCGTACTACAACAATCCGCGCACGATAGGCGCGCGGGTATCGATGAAGTTCTAA
- a CDS encoding ABC transporter ATP-binding protein — MSNVAIRNLQIELGGTKVIESLNLDVKAGEFVVLLGPSGCGKSTLLHSIAGLIDTTSGQIEIGGKDMTWADPKDRGIALVFQSYALYPTMNVENNMSFGLRISGTPNAEIARRVSRASDMLQLGPLLKRKPANLSGGQRQRVAIGRAIVREADVMLFDEPLSNLDAKLRTELRRELKQLHKQLGATMIYVTHDQVEAMTLAQRMAVMKGGVVQQFDTPANIYNAPANLFVATFLGSPGMNLFRGRLEQHGGRTLFRNEHLAVDVTDYPFGQPPIGTRECVLGVRPEDIDVGNSDGADSVVSATVSLVEAMGAHRVLWLDFHGTQIAGIVQDQQTIDSDKDISFSIRTKRLSLFDGASEQRL; from the coding sequence ATGTCTAATGTAGCGATACGCAATCTGCAAATTGAACTGGGCGGCACCAAGGTCATTGAGTCGCTCAACCTCGACGTCAAGGCCGGCGAGTTCGTGGTGCTGCTCGGGCCTTCGGGCTGCGGCAAGTCGACGCTGTTGCACAGCATCGCGGGCCTGATCGATACCACCTCGGGCCAGATCGAAATCGGCGGCAAGGACATGACGTGGGCCGATCCAAAGGATCGCGGCATCGCGCTGGTGTTCCAGTCCTACGCGCTGTACCCGACCATGAACGTCGAGAACAATATGTCGTTCGGCCTGCGCATCAGCGGCACGCCCAACGCGGAAATCGCGCGGCGCGTCTCGCGCGCCTCCGACATGCTGCAGCTCGGGCCTCTGCTCAAACGCAAGCCGGCCAACCTGTCCGGCGGACAGCGGCAGCGCGTGGCCATCGGCCGCGCCATCGTGCGCGAGGCCGATGTGATGCTGTTCGACGAGCCCTTGTCCAATCTGGACGCCAAGCTGCGCACCGAGCTGCGGCGCGAGCTCAAACAGCTGCACAAGCAACTGGGCGCGACGATGATCTACGTGACCCACGACCAGGTCGAGGCAATGACCCTGGCGCAGCGCATGGCGGTGATGAAGGGCGGGGTGGTGCAGCAGTTCGACACGCCCGCCAATATCTACAACGCGCCGGCCAACCTGTTCGTCGCCACCTTCCTCGGGTCGCCCGGCATGAATCTGTTCCGGGGCCGGTTGGAGCAGCATGGCGGGCGTACCCTGTTCCGCAACGAGCACCTGGCCGTCGACGTGACGGACTATCCGTTCGGCCAGCCGCCGATCGGCACGCGCGAATGCGTGCTGGGCGTGCGGCCGGAGGACATCGATGTCGGCAACAGCGACGGCGCAGACTCCGTGGTCAGCGCCACGGTGTCGCTGGTGGAGGCGATGGGCGCGCACCGCGTGTTGTGGCTGGACTTCCATGGCACCCAGATCGCCGGCATCGTGCAGGACCAGCAGACGATCGACAGCGACAAGGACATCAGCTTCTCGATCCGCACCAAACGACTTTCCCTGTTTGACGGAGCCAGCGAACAGCGGCTTTAA
- a CDS encoding carbohydrate ABC transporter permease gives MATAKPPAGRRRSLAWTPARAGVYAFLIVAALFFLLPLYVMLVTSVKPMEEIRLGTLFALPVKLTLEPWVQAWQSACTGLECEGIRGGFWNSVAIVVPSTILSIAIGAVNGYALSFWRPRGAGVLFAILMMGAFIPVQVMVYPLVRVLAAVDLFSSLPGIVLIHTIFGMPVMTLLFRNYYAALPMELFKAARIDGGGFWRIFLQLMLPMSTPVIVVAVIMQVTGIWNDFLLGLVFAGSEHLPMTVQLNNIINTTTGERLYNVNMAATILTSVVPLALYFISGRWFVRGIASGAVKG, from the coding sequence ATCGCCACCGCAAAACCGCCGGCAGGCAGGCGCAGGTCGCTGGCCTGGACTCCGGCGCGCGCCGGAGTCTACGCGTTCTTGATCGTGGCGGCGCTGTTCTTCCTGCTGCCGCTATACGTGATGCTGGTGACCTCGGTCAAGCCGATGGAGGAGATACGACTCGGTACGCTGTTCGCGCTGCCGGTCAAGCTCACGCTGGAACCGTGGGTGCAGGCCTGGCAGTCCGCCTGCACCGGTTTGGAATGCGAGGGCATACGCGGCGGCTTCTGGAATTCGGTCGCCATCGTCGTGCCGAGCACCATCCTGTCGATCGCGATCGGCGCGGTGAACGGCTACGCGCTGTCGTTCTGGCGTCCGCGCGGCGCCGGCGTGCTGTTCGCGATCCTGATGATGGGCGCCTTCATCCCGGTCCAGGTGATGGTGTATCCGCTGGTGCGGGTGCTGGCGGCCGTCGATCTGTTCAGCTCCTTGCCCGGCATCGTCTTGATACACACGATCTTCGGCATGCCGGTCATGACGCTGCTGTTCCGTAACTACTACGCGGCGCTGCCGATGGAACTGTTCAAGGCGGCGCGCATCGACGGCGGCGGTTTCTGGCGCATCTTCCTGCAACTGATGCTGCCGATGTCGACGCCGGTGATCGTGGTGGCCGTCATCATGCAGGTCACCGGCATCTGGAACGATTTCCTGCTTGGACTGGTGTTTGCCGGTTCCGAGCATTTGCCGATGACGGTCCAGCTGAATAACATCATCAACACCACCACCGGCGAGCGGCTGTACAACGTCAACATGGCGGCGACGATACTGACTTCGGTCGTGCCGCTGGCGCTGTACTTTATTTCGGGCCGCTGGTTTGTGCGCGGCATCGCCTCCGGCGCGGTCAAAGGTTAA
- a CDS encoding sugar ABC transporter permease has product MTAALVKKRQSVSVAAYIALIPMALTVLLAYLGTMLWTARVSVSSSRTFPNSDFVGASQYIRLFNNERWLLSLQNVAVYGLLFIAACLIIGFLLAVFIDQKVMAEGALRTIFLYPYAMSFVATGLIWQWILNPELGIQEVLRKLGFTEAKFDWIVDQDMAIYTIVIATVWQASGLVMALMLSGLRGIDEELWKAARIDGIPRWRVYVSIVLPMLGPSVSTAFVLLFVMVVKVFDSVVAMTQGGPGTASEVPAKFIMDYLFGRANIGLASAASIVLLATVLAIVAPLYYVRTRRADKGI; this is encoded by the coding sequence ATGACCGCCGCCCTTGTGAAAAAACGTCAAAGCGTCTCGGTCGCCGCCTACATCGCGCTGATCCCGATGGCATTGACCGTGTTGCTGGCCTATCTGGGCACGATGCTGTGGACGGCCCGCGTATCGGTCAGCAGCTCGCGCACCTTCCCCAACAGCGATTTCGTCGGCGCCTCGCAGTACATCCGTCTGTTTAACAACGAGCGCTGGCTGCTGTCGCTGCAAAACGTCGCCGTCTACGGCTTGCTGTTCATCGCCGCCTGCCTGATCATCGGCTTCCTGCTGGCGGTGTTCATCGACCAGAAGGTGATGGCCGAGGGCGCGCTGCGCACCATTTTCCTGTACCCGTACGCGATGTCGTTCGTGGCGACGGGCCTGATCTGGCAGTGGATACTTAACCCCGAACTGGGCATCCAGGAGGTGCTGCGCAAGCTGGGGTTCACCGAGGCGAAGTTCGACTGGATCGTCGACCAGGACATGGCGATCTACACCATCGTCATTGCCACCGTGTGGCAGGCGTCCGGCCTGGTGATGGCGCTGATGCTTTCCGGCCTGCGCGGCATCGACGAGGAATTGTGGAAGGCGGCGCGCATCGACGGCATTCCGCGCTGGCGCGTGTACGTGAGCATCGTGCTGCCGATGCTCGGGCCCTCGGTGTCGACCGCGTTCGTGCTGCTGTTCGTGATGGTGGTGAAGGTGTTCGACTCGGTCGTCGCGATGACGCAGGGCGGTCCCGGCACGGCCAGCGAGGTGCCGGCCAAGTTCATCATGGATTATCTGTTCGGCCGCGCCAATATCGGGCTGGCCTCCGCCGCATCGATCGTGCTGCTCGCCACCGTGCTGGCCATTGTCGCGCCGCTGTATTACGTGCGCACCCGCCGCGCCGACAAGGGGATTTGA
- a CDS encoding ABC transporter substrate-binding protein: MKKAIKMAGATALALAGCGAFAQGAPAAAPAAAPLKATVIHWWTSGGESQAVKQFADAYNKAGGQWVDQAVAGAEQSRATTINRIVGGNAPTAAQFNTSRQFRDFVEQGLLNNVDDVAIAGKWDQVMPASILDAIKINGHFYAAPVDIHMPAWFFYSKAAYKKAGITAEPQTWDEFLAQLAKLKAAGLVPLAFGGQVWQEKITFDAIFAMVGGADLYLKVYRDRDQKAVMSPAFRQVLVDFKKLKAFVDAGSPGRNWNDATAMVVSGKAGVQIMGDWAKGEFSSARQVAGKDFGCFPGFGPKAPYIVAGDAFVFPKTSNAAAIKAQKLLATVVTSPAAQVAFNSRKGAIPIRGDVDESTLDICARQGLAIIRDKSRQLPNSEMLATPDTTGALQDVLTNYWNKNQSADDAQKAFARALKDE, from the coding sequence ATGAAGAAGGCGATAAAAATGGCCGGCGCCACCGCGCTTGCCCTGGCAGGATGCGGCGCGTTCGCGCAGGGCGCACCGGCGGCCGCACCGGCAGCCGCGCCGCTCAAGGCGACCGTGATCCATTGGTGGACCTCGGGCGGCGAATCGCAGGCCGTCAAGCAGTTCGCCGACGCCTACAATAAGGCCGGGGGCCAGTGGGTCGACCAGGCGGTCGCCGGCGCCGAGCAGTCGCGCGCCACCACCATCAACCGCATCGTCGGCGGCAACGCGCCGACGGCCGCGCAGTTCAACACCTCCAGGCAGTTCCGCGATTTCGTCGAGCAGGGGCTGCTCAACAACGTCGACGACGTCGCCATCGCGGGCAAGTGGGACCAGGTCATGCCGGCGTCCATCCTCGACGCCATCAAGATCAACGGCCATTTCTATGCCGCGCCGGTGGATATCCATATGCCGGCCTGGTTCTTCTACTCCAAGGCCGCCTATAAAAAGGCCGGCATCACCGCCGAGCCGCAAACCTGGGACGAGTTCCTCGCACAGCTGGCCAAGCTGAAGGCGGCCGGCCTGGTGCCGCTGGCCTTCGGCGGCCAGGTATGGCAGGAGAAAATCACCTTCGACGCCATCTTCGCCATGGTCGGCGGCGCCGACCTGTATCTGAAGGTGTACCGCGACCGCGACCAGAAGGCGGTGATGTCGCCGGCTTTCAGGCAGGTGCTGGTCGACTTCAAAAAGCTGAAGGCCTTCGTCGATGCCGGCTCGCCGGGGCGCAACTGGAACGACGCCACCGCCATGGTCGTCAGCGGCAAGGCCGGCGTGCAGATCATGGGCGACTGGGCCAAGGGCGAGTTCTCGTCGGCCAGACAGGTCGCGGGCAAGGACTTCGGCTGCTTTCCCGGCTTCGGCCCCAAGGCGCCGTACATCGTCGCCGGCGACGCCTTCGTCTTCCCCAAGACCAGCAACGCCGCCGCCATCAAGGCGCAAAAGCTGCTCGCCACGGTCGTGACCTCGCCGGCCGCACAGGTGGCCTTCAACTCGCGCAAGGGCGCGATTCCGATCCGTGGCGACGTCGATGAATCGACGCTCGACATCTGCGCTCGCCAGGGCCTGGCGATCATCCGCGACAAGAGCCGCCAGCTGCCCAATTCCGAAATGCTGGCCACGCCGGACACCACCGGCGCGCTGCAGGATGTGCTGACCAATTACTGGAATAAGAACCAGTCGGCCGACGACGCCCAAAAAGCCTTCGCCCGCGCACTGAAGGATGAATAG
- a CDS encoding GH1 family beta-glucosidase encodes MVLDASVTLEESFSPPADSVLWRPDFLLGAATAAYQIEGAIAEDGRIPSIWDTFSATPGKTLAGDTGDVACDHYHRWQSDVELLANLNVDAYRLSISWPRVMTQEGQPNRKGIAFYRDLLTALRAKGLKTYVTLYHWDLPQHLEDKGGWADRDTAYRFAEYADMISRELAGLVDAWATLNEPWCSAMHGYGTGHHAPGKTDVVFATQAMHHLLLGHGLAVAHLRANDPAAQVGIVANVGRGTTTGDSAADQRAAWLFELQHNNWILDPLLKKSYPSALWELWPGAQPMTLDGDMDIIGAPLDFLGINYYFRTNVVSDGKNGYTEVDLEGVERTQMGWEVHPDGLRHLLVGFHRDYPNLPPIYITENGMASDDKVVDGEVDDRARISFLNRHLAAVDQAVKAGVDIRGYFIWSLMDNFEWAFGYERRFGIIHVDYATQQRTLKRSAKLVAQFLAQRAATTA; translated from the coding sequence GTGGTCCTGGATGCATCCGTCACTTTGGAAGAAAGTTTTTCGCCACCGGCCGACTCGGTCCTCTGGCGTCCCGATTTCCTGCTGGGCGCGGCCACGGCCGCCTACCAGATCGAAGGGGCGATCGCCGAAGACGGGCGCATCCCGTCGATCTGGGACACCTTCTCGGCCACCCCCGGCAAGACCCTGGCCGGCGACACCGGCGACGTCGCCTGCGACCACTACCACCGCTGGCAATCGGACGTCGAACTGCTCGCCAACCTGAACGTGGACGCCTACCGCCTGTCGATCTCTTGGCCACGCGTGATGACGCAAGAGGGCCAGCCGAACCGGAAAGGCATCGCTTTCTACCGCGACCTGCTGACGGCGCTGCGCGCCAAAGGCCTGAAAACCTACGTAACGCTGTACCACTGGGACTTGCCGCAGCATCTGGAGGACAAGGGCGGCTGGGCCGACCGCGACACCGCCTACCGCTTCGCCGAATACGCCGACATGATCAGCCGCGAACTGGCCGGCCTGGTGGACGCCTGGGCCACGCTCAACGAGCCATGGTGCTCGGCGATGCACGGCTACGGCACCGGCCACCACGCGCCCGGCAAGACCGACGTGGTGTTCGCCACGCAGGCGATGCACCATCTGCTGCTCGGCCACGGCCTGGCGGTGGCGCACTTGCGGGCCAACGATCCGGCCGCGCAGGTGGGCATCGTCGCCAACGTCGGCCGCGGCACGACCACCGGCGACAGCGCCGCCGACCAGCGCGCGGCCTGGCTGTTCGAACTTCAGCATAACAACTGGATCCTCGATCCGCTGTTGAAGAAATCCTATCCGTCGGCGCTGTGGGAGCTGTGGCCTGGCGCCCAGCCCATGACGTTGGACGGCGACATGGACATCATCGGCGCGCCGCTCGATTTCCTGGGCATTAACTACTACTTCCGCACCAACGTCGTCAGCGACGGCAAAAACGGTTACACGGAAGTGGACCTGGAGGGCGTGGAGCGCACGCAGATGGGCTGGGAGGTGCACCCTGACGGACTGCGCCACCTGCTGGTCGGCTTCCACCGCGACTATCCGAACCTGCCGCCGATTTACATCACCGAGAACGGCATGGCCTCGGACGATAAAGTGGTGGACGGCGAGGTCGATGACCGCGCCCGCATCTCGTTCCTGAATCGCCATCTGGCAGCGGTCGACCAGGCGGTGAAGGCGGGCGTCGACATCCGTGGTTATTTTATCTGGTCGTTGATGGACAATTTTGAATGGGCCTTCGGTTATGAGCGCCGATTCGGTATCATCCACGTGGATTACGCCACCCAGCAACGCACGCTGAAGCGCAGCGCGAAGCTGGTGGCGCAATTCCTGGCGCAAAGGGCGGCAACCACCGCGTAG